A region of Vigna radiata var. radiata cultivar VC1973A chromosome 6, Vradiata_ver6, whole genome shotgun sequence DNA encodes the following proteins:
- the LOC106763857 gene encoding endoglucanase 11 yields MKMETQPHKKHHFGTSYMPFLVQHCCLIITLLISTLFSTTTAFDYADALSKSLLYFEAQRSGRIPYNQRVTWRDHSGLTDGLEEGVDLVGGYYDAGDHVKFGLPMAFTITMLSWSAIEYRQQIEEAGELQHTLEAIKWGTDYFIKAHTSPNVLWAEVGDGDTDHYCWQRPEDMTTSRRAFKIDENNPGSDLAGETAAAMAAASIVFRKTNAHYSHLLLHHALQLFEFGDKYRGNYDASVGVVKSYYASVSGYMDELLWAATWLYKATDNKMYFEYVLSNAHKFGGTGWSISEFSWDVKYAGLQLMLSKLLREEKEKKHRAILEQYRTKAEYYICSCLNKNNDSKDNVERTPGGLLYIREWNNMQYVSTAAFLLSTYSDYLENTNQKLNCETGTVDHEEIHSFAKSQVDYILGSNPVNMSYLVGYGPKYPKRVHHRGASIVSYKKNKGFIGCTQGYDNWYGSQEPNPNVLVGALVGGPDGKDNFEDRRNNFMQTEACTYNTAPLVGVFAKFLHIENHKTVHDCNSLLLASFK; encoded by the exons ATGAAGATGGAGACACAACCACATAAGAAACACCATTTTGGAACTTCCTACATGCCCTTTCTAGTACAGCATTGTTGTCTTATCATCACCCTCTTAATCTCCACCCTCTTCAGCACCACCACAGCTTTTGATTATGCTGATGCCCTTTCAAAGAGTCTTCTCTACTTCGAAGCACAACGCTCTGGGAGGATACCTTACAATCAGCGTGTCACTTGGAGAGACCATTCTGGCCTCACAGATGGTTTGGAAGAAGGG GTGGACTTGGTGGGAGGGTATTATGATGCAGGGGATCATGTGAAATTTGGTTTACCAATGGCATTCACCATCACAATGCTTTCATGGAGTGCCATAGAGTACAGGCAACAGATTGAAGAGGCAGGTGAATTACAACACACATTGGAGGCCATCAAATGGGGCACTGATTATTTCATCAAAGCTCACACAAGCCCAAATGTCCTATGGGCTGAG GTGGGTGATGGTGACACTGACCATTATTGTTGGCAACGGCCAGAAGACATGACGACTTCACGACGGGCGTTTAAGATCGACGAGAACAATCCCGGTTCAGATCTGGCCGGAGAGACTGCAGCAGCTATGGCAGCTGCATCCATTGTGTTCAGAAAAACAAACGCACATTACTCTCACTTGCTTCTGCACCATGCCCTGCAG TTGTTCGAGTTTGGGGACAAGTATAGGGGAAATTATGATGCTAGTGTCGGAGTGGTAAAGAGCTACTATGCGTCGGTGAGTGGATACATGGATGAGTTGTTGTGGGCTGCCACGTGGTTGTACAAAGCCACCGACAACAAAATGTATTTTGAGTACGTTCTTTCCAACGCTCACAAATTTGGTGGCACTGGTTGGTCCATTTCAGAATTCAGCTGGGATGTTAAGTACGCTGGTCTTCAACTCATGCTCTCAAAG CTcttgagagaagaaaaagagaagaagcaTAGAGCTATACTTGAACAATACAGAACAAAAGCAGAATACTACATATGTTCGTGTCTGAACAAAAATAACGACAGCAAGGATAACGTGGAACGAACCCCTGGTGGATTGCTCTATATCCGAGAGTGGAACAACATGCAATATGTTTCAACAGCAGCATTTCTGCTTTCAACATACTCTGATTACCTTGAGAATACAAATCAAAAACTGAATTGCGAAACGGGCACAGTGGATCATGAAGAAATTCACAGTTTTGCTAAATCACAGGTTGATTACATTTTGGGGTCTAATCCTGTGAACATGAGCTATTTAGTAGGGTATGGTCCTAAGTACCCGAAAAGGGTGCACCACAGAGGGGCATCCATTGTGTcatacaaaaagaataaaggGTTCATAGGGTGTACTCAAGGATATGATAACTGGTATGGTAGCCAAGAACCTAATCCTAATGTTCTTGTTGGGGCTTTGGTTGGAGGGCCTGATGGGAAAGACAATTTTGAGGATCGAAGGAACAATTTTATGCA